The genome window ACGCTGCGGGTTGCATAAATGATAGGTCCGCCGCACAATGTAAATGAAAACCGGGATGCCGGAGGCGTATAATTTAATGAAGGGCCAATAAGTACCCTTGCGCCGCCCTCTGCTTCATCTGTTTGCCAAAAACCTTCAATGTCCTGCCCTATAGCTTCAAGGCCACCAAAAAGCTGTCCGCTAATTTGCCTGTGAATCCCTATGCTGCTGATCACATCTAAATTATCCCGGTTCTTATCAAACGCTTTTTCAAACCTTACATTAGCACCAAGCTTCCATTTCAAGTTCTCAAAAGCTGCGGCTATACGGCTTAAAGCAACTTTATCGCTGTTAAACTCGCGCCTGAAACCAAGGCTTGCCCCAACCCTTACGCCTTCAACAGAATTGCCGCCTATAAAATCGCGCAGCACCTCGGCTTGCTGTAAACTATTAATCCTACCGTTATTGCCAAACCCCACGCCCATTGATGCCACCAGGGTAAACTGGTTACCAAGGTATCCCTTAACAGAGAGGTTTTGATCTACCCCGTCATAACCCAGGGGTGTAACGGTACGCTGCCCGTACCCGCCCGAATAGTTCAGGCTCCAGCCGCGCGCAGCCGGGTTAAGGGTATTCAGCGTAAACAAAAATGGCTGCGGCTGAGCTATTGATGTACCCGAAAATTGCGGATTTATGGTTTGTGCTCGTAAGGCCAGTACCGGCAGTAAACACAGGTTTAAAAAAAGTAGCTTTTTTATCATAATTATAACACTTAACGGAATACTTTGCTAAGTAAAAATATTAAAATTAACTGTGCATTAATAAGGCAATAATTTAAAGTTGTACAACATTTTAATTGAATCAATCAAATTTCAAATCTGGCAGCCTATCCCCTTTTTAAATAAGCATTAGGTACATTCACCGGGGTGTAATGAATTCCAAACCCGGCTTTAACCAGTAACGATACCACGGTCGCAACGGTTTTTTCGTCACGGTGCATTTGGGGTAATGATCCCATCATGGCATAGCTGATGGGGTTTACGGCAGGGATAAACGTTTCCCATTCATAACCTTTACCCCATATCAGTCCATCAAGGGTAATCAGTACATCCGCCTTGTTTTGAAGCAAAAAATTCAGGATTGCCCCAGAGTTATTGTTATTTTGGTTAACCGTATGGAAAATTGGCGTGTGCCCGCCAAAACCAAATTCATCAAGCGCCGCTCTGGCATTTATATCTGCGCCATTTTCAACCAATACTTTTGCGCAGTTAATGCAGTTATATTCTGCACAGAAATGCAGCAGCGTGCCGCCTGTTAAAGGAGTATAAGTATTATTGAAGAGCGACCAGGTTTTATCTATAAGGCTTGTATCATTATCAATCAATTCTTTTAACTTTTCGGCATCATCA of Mucilaginibacter xinganensis contains these proteins:
- a CDS encoding ankyrin repeat domain-containing protein; protein product: MSVMPGYDQILYAIEVHSVEGIRSYFQEGGSPNEIHYGIPLFTRMVEMYTRTPRFKDCVKAFIDAGLEFDDGALLAVFVDDAEKLKELIDNDTSLIDKTWSLFNNTYTPLTGGTLLHFCAEYNCINCAKVLVENGADINARAALDEFGFGGHTPIFHTVNQNNNNSGAILNFLLQNKADVLITLDGLIWGKGYEWETFIPAVNPISYAMMGSLPQMHRDEKTVATVVSLLVKAGFGIHYTPVNVPNAYLKRG